In Frondihabitans sp. PAMC 28766, a genomic segment contains:
- a CDS encoding DUF501 domain-containing protein: MSTPPFAPVTEHDVRVVTAQLGRPARDVIGIAARCICGNPTVVSTKPRLADGTPFPTLYYLCHPAATAAISTLEANGVMAEFTEILASDDALRLQYHAAHDAYLADRESIEHVAEIAHVTAGGMPERVKCLHALAGHALAAGPGVNPFGDLALARAAWDPAVCSCVDYGLDTAPDASTTAIARSEG, translated from the coding sequence ATGAGCACGCCACCCTTCGCCCCCGTCACCGAGCACGACGTCCGCGTCGTGACCGCTCAGCTCGGGCGGCCTGCGCGCGACGTGATCGGCATCGCGGCGCGCTGCATCTGTGGCAACCCGACGGTCGTGTCGACCAAACCGCGGCTCGCCGACGGCACGCCCTTCCCGACGCTCTACTATCTGTGCCACCCGGCGGCGACCGCTGCGATCTCCACCCTCGAGGCGAACGGCGTCATGGCCGAGTTCACCGAGATTCTGGCATCCGACGACGCTCTCCGGCTGCAGTACCACGCCGCTCACGACGCCTACCTCGCCGACCGCGAGAGCATCGAGCACGTGGCCGAGATCGCCCACGTCACGGCGGGCGGGATGCCCGAGCGGGTGAAGTGCCTGCACGCGCTGGCGGGCCACGCGCTCGCCGCAGGCCCTGGCGTCAACCCGTTCGGCGACCTGGCGCTGGCTCGTGCCGCGTGGGATCCTGCGGTCTGCTCGTGCGTCGACTACGGTCTCGACACCGCACCCGACGCCAGCACGACCGCAATCGCACGGTCCGAGGGCTGA
- a CDS encoding S8 family serine peptidase, whose protein sequence is MRRPVALLAFAAVLAIVLLQGGVLGAERASADDIRSREYWLQSYGIQQAWSTTEGKGVTVAVIDTGVDGSVPELQGVVTGGTDFSGHGSANGETPIDEDSSHGTLVGSMLAGRGTGPDSGVIGVAPEANLLSISVGFGATAVDPDDQIAKAVVWAVDHGARVINMSLTRNTLDWPPSWDKAFLYAAQHDVVVVAAAGNRGSGTDEVGAPATMPGVLAVAGVDQNGNASYDASSQGITIGVAAPSEGLVGAGPGGQYLLWQGTSGAAPIVSGIAALVIAAHPGISADDVIQRIISTATPKGSPVPGPIYGHGLVNAQAAVTAKVAHVTTDPLGSLSDWIRLHRRAAAPVQPTASPVPSVPVTATPTTAVANRNGNAGGLPTVESLRSTGIPIAVYSVFGVSLIVVVIGAARQFRRLRSRR, encoded by the coding sequence GTGCGTCGCCCCGTCGCCCTGCTTGCCTTCGCGGCCGTGCTCGCGATCGTGCTGCTGCAGGGCGGGGTGCTCGGCGCCGAGCGGGCCTCGGCCGACGACATCCGCAGCCGCGAGTACTGGCTGCAGAGCTACGGAATCCAGCAGGCCTGGTCGACGACCGAGGGCAAGGGCGTCACGGTGGCCGTGATCGACACGGGCGTCGACGGCAGCGTGCCCGAGCTGCAGGGCGTGGTCACCGGCGGCACGGACTTCTCGGGTCACGGGTCGGCCAACGGCGAGACGCCGATCGACGAGGACTCGTCGCACGGTACCCTCGTCGGCTCGATGCTCGCCGGGCGCGGCACCGGGCCCGACAGCGGTGTGATCGGCGTCGCCCCCGAGGCGAACCTGCTCTCGATCTCGGTCGGCTTCGGCGCGACTGCCGTCGACCCCGACGACCAGATCGCCAAGGCTGTCGTTTGGGCCGTCGATCACGGCGCGAGGGTAATCAACATGTCGCTCACGCGCAACACGCTCGACTGGCCGCCCAGCTGGGACAAGGCGTTCCTCTATGCCGCCCAGCACGACGTCGTGGTCGTCGCGGCCGCCGGCAACCGCGGGTCTGGCACCGACGAGGTGGGCGCACCTGCCACGATGCCGGGGGTGCTGGCGGTCGCCGGCGTCGACCAGAACGGCAACGCGAGCTACGACGCGTCGAGCCAGGGCATCACGATCGGCGTTGCGGCGCCGAGCGAGGGCCTCGTCGGGGCGGGCCCCGGCGGGCAGTACCTGCTGTGGCAGGGCACGAGCGGTGCGGCCCCGATCGTGTCCGGCATCGCCGCGCTCGTCATCGCCGCGCATCCCGGCATCTCGGCCGACGATGTCATCCAGCGGATCATCTCGACGGCGACGCCCAAAGGATCGCCCGTGCCCGGGCCGATCTACGGGCACGGCCTGGTCAATGCGCAGGCCGCGGTCACGGCGAAGGTCGCGCACGTGACGACCGACCCGCTGGGCAGCCTCTCCGACTGGATCCGGCTGCACCGTCGCGCCGCCGCGCCCGTTCAGCCGACGGCGTCGCCCGTGCCCTCCGTGCCGGTGACGGCGACGCCGACGACAGCTGTCGCGAATAGGAACGGAAACGCCGGAGGCCTTCCGACAGTCGAGTCCCTGCGTTCCACCGGCATACCCATAGCGGTTTATTCTGTATTCGGAGTCAGTCTCATCGTCGTCGTCATCGGGGCCGCACGACAGTTCAGAAGGCTGCGAAGCAGACGCTAG